Proteins encoded in a region of the Geobacillus genomosp. 3 genome:
- the adh gene encoding aldehyde dehydrogenase, whose translation MIYAQPGQPGALVTFKTRYENFIGGKWVPPVDGEYFENITPITGKPYCEVPRSKAADIELALDAAHAAKEAWGRTSPAERARLLNKIADRMEENLEMLAVAETWENGKPIRETLAADIPLAIDHFRYFASCIRAQEGAISEIDHNTVAYHFKEPLGVVGQIIPWNFPILMAAWKLAPALAAGNCVVLKPAEQTPTSILVLIELIEDLLPPGVVNIVNGFGLEAGKPLASNPRVAKVAFTGETTTGRLIMQYASQNIVPVTLELGGKSPNIFFADVMDKDDEFLDKALEGFTMFALNQGEVCTCPSRALIHESIYDAFMERALERVKQIKQGNPLDTETMIGAQASSEQLEKILSYIDIGKQEGAELLIGGERNMLEGELSGGYYVKPTIFKGHNKMRIFQEEIFGPVLAVTTFKDQDEALSIANETLYGLGAGVWTRDMNTAYRFGRGIQAGRVWTNCYHVYPAHAAFGGYKMSGIGRETHKMMLDHYQQTKNLLVSYSPKKLGLF comes from the coding sequence ATGATCTACGCACAACCAGGCCAGCCAGGCGCGCTTGTCACGTTCAAAACGCGCTACGAAAACTTCATTGGCGGCAAATGGGTGCCGCCGGTCGACGGCGAATATTTTGAAAACATTACGCCGATCACCGGAAAACCGTATTGCGAAGTGCCGCGCTCGAAAGCGGCGGACATCGAGCTGGCGCTTGACGCCGCCCATGCGGCCAAAGAGGCATGGGGGCGCACGTCTCCGGCCGAGCGCGCCCGTTTGCTGAACAAAATCGCCGACCGGATGGAAGAAAACTTGGAAATGCTCGCGGTCGCGGAGACGTGGGAAAACGGCAAGCCGATCCGCGAAACGCTGGCGGCTGACATTCCGCTCGCCATCGACCATTTCCGCTATTTCGCCAGCTGCATCCGCGCACAAGAAGGCGCGATTTCCGAAATCGACCATAACACCGTTGCTTATCACTTCAAAGAACCGCTCGGCGTCGTCGGGCAAATCATCCCGTGGAACTTCCCGATTCTCATGGCGGCGTGGAAACTCGCCCCGGCATTGGCCGCAGGCAACTGCGTCGTCTTGAAACCGGCGGAACAAACGCCGACATCGATCCTCGTCCTCATCGAACTCATCGAAGATTTGCTTCCACCTGGTGTCGTCAACATCGTGAACGGCTTTGGCTTAGAAGCCGGAAAACCGCTCGCCTCGAACCCGCGCGTGGCGAAAGTGGCGTTCACCGGCGAAACGACGACCGGACGCCTCATCATGCAATACGCTTCACAAAACATTGTGCCGGTCACATTGGAACTTGGCGGCAAGTCCCCGAACATTTTCTTCGCTGATGTCATGGACAAAGATGACGAGTTTCTCGATAAAGCGCTTGAAGGGTTTACAATGTTCGCTTTAAACCAAGGCGAAGTGTGCACATGCCCGTCGCGCGCCCTCATTCACGAGTCGATTTACGACGCCTTTATGGAGCGGGCGCTTGAGCGCGTCAAGCAAATTAAACAAGGAAACCCGCTCGACACCGAAACGATGATCGGGGCGCAAGCGTCATCAGAACAACTGGAGAAAATCTTGTCGTACATCGACATCGGGAAGCAAGAAGGCGCTGAACTTTTGATCGGCGGCGAGCGGAACATGCTCGAAGGAGAACTTTCCGGCGGCTATTACGTCAAGCCGACGATCTTCAAAGGGCATAACAAAATGCGCATTTTCCAAGAAGAAATTTTCGGCCCTGTGTTAGCCGTCACCACCTTTAAAGACCAAGACGAAGCGCTTTCGATCGCCAATGAGACGCTGTACGGCCTTGGCGCCGGCGTCTGGACGCGCGACATGAACACCGCATACCGGTTCGGCCGCGGCATCCAAGCCGGCCGCGTCTGGACGAACTGCTACCACGTCTATCCGGCCCACGCGGCGTTTGGCGGCTACAAAATGTCCGGCATCGGCCGCGAAACGCACAAAATGATGCTTGACCATTACCAACAAACGAAAAACTTGCTCGTCAGCTATTCGCCGAAAAAACTCGGCTTGTTCTAA
- a CDS encoding DUF779 domain-containing protein: MIDEPKVIATEAALALIEKLKAKYGPLMFHQSGGCCDGSSPMCYPLGELIVGDSDVLLGEIGGCPFYIAKAQYEYWKHTQLIIDVVPGRGGMFSLEGPEGVRFLTRSRVFGQNETGEK; encoded by the coding sequence ATGATTGATGAACCGAAAGTCATCGCCACCGAAGCGGCGTTGGCGTTGATTGAAAAACTGAAAGCGAAATACGGCCCGCTCATGTTTCACCAATCCGGCGGCTGCTGCGACGGCAGCTCGCCGATGTGCTACCCGCTCGGCGAGCTGATCGTCGGCGATTCCGACGTGCTGCTCGGCGAAATCGGCGGCTGTCCGTTTTATATCGCCAAGGCGCAATACGAATATTGGAAGCATACGCAGCTGATCATCGACGTCGTTCCCGGGCGCGGCGGCATGTTTTCCCTCGAAGGGCCAGAGGGAGTCCGCTTCCTCACCCGCTCGCGCGTCTTCGGCCAAAACGAGACGGGCGAGAAGTAG
- a CDS encoding MDR family MFS transporter: MEKAIAAPASTIRHRPLLITGLIIAMLFAALDGTIVGTAMPRIVGELGGLGVMTWLTTAYMLTSTTVVPIAGKLADLLGRRIVYVSGLVIFMIGSALCGMADDMTELILYRGIQGLGGGIMMPMAMVVIGDVFTGKERAKWQGVFGGLYGLASVLGPQVGGFIVDHLNWRWVFYINLPVGILATVLIAMGLSKYKAEGPVKFDIAGMATLTVGVVSLLLGLTFGGDRYPWGSWQIVSLFAASVLAFALFIWAEKRAEEPIIPLWLFRHRTFTLLNAIGFFMSVGMFGAIMFVPFFMQGIIGVSATESGTIMTPMMITMIIGSVLGGRLVYRIGVKPQLIIGMAIMAAAFGLLGTMGVDTSKWTATVYMIILGLGTGLVMPILTLALQESFPKSELGVVTSSSQFFRSIGGTFGMTVLGAIMNHRSSALLDERLMPKLEALPAQAKGLVDRFADMIHTDPQGLYSLLLSPEAMAKIPAPLREMFVPVLKQSLVDSLQAVFWFGLAFIAIGLLFVFGLKRIVLSDRVEAVKTLNQAEHE, from the coding sequence ATGGAAAAAGCAATAGCGGCGCCGGCAAGCACGATCCGCCATCGCCCGCTGCTCATTACCGGGCTGATCATTGCCATGTTGTTTGCGGCGTTGGACGGGACGATTGTCGGAACGGCGATGCCGCGCATTGTCGGCGAGCTCGGCGGACTGGGCGTCATGACGTGGCTGACGACGGCGTATATGCTCACGTCAACGACAGTCGTGCCGATCGCCGGCAAGCTCGCCGACTTATTGGGCCGGCGGATTGTCTATGTGAGCGGATTGGTCATTTTTATGATTGGTTCCGCGCTGTGCGGCATGGCGGACGATATGACCGAGCTCATCCTTTACCGCGGCATTCAAGGATTGGGCGGCGGGATTATGATGCCGATGGCTATGGTCGTCATCGGCGACGTGTTCACCGGCAAAGAGCGGGCGAAATGGCAAGGGGTGTTTGGCGGCTTGTACGGCCTCGCCTCGGTGCTGGGACCGCAAGTCGGCGGGTTTATCGTCGACCATTTGAACTGGCGCTGGGTGTTTTACATCAACTTGCCGGTCGGCATTTTAGCGACGGTGTTGATTGCGATGGGATTAAGCAAATATAAAGCCGAAGGGCCGGTCAAATTCGATATCGCGGGGATGGCGACCTTGACCGTCGGCGTGGTGAGTTTGCTTCTCGGATTGACGTTCGGCGGCGACCGGTATCCGTGGGGCTCGTGGCAAATCGTCTCGCTGTTTGCGGCGTCGGTCCTCGCTTTTGCCTTGTTCATTTGGGCGGAAAAGCGGGCGGAAGAGCCGATCATCCCGCTTTGGCTGTTCCGTCATCGGACGTTTACATTGCTCAATGCGATCGGCTTTTTTATGAGCGTCGGCATGTTTGGCGCCATTATGTTTGTGCCGTTTTTTATGCAAGGCATCATCGGCGTGAGCGCCACCGAGTCAGGGACGATCATGACGCCGATGATGATCACGATGATTATCGGCAGCGTCCTTGGCGGGCGGCTTGTGTACCGGATCGGCGTGAAACCGCAGCTTATCATCGGCATGGCCATTATGGCCGCGGCTTTTGGTTTGCTTGGCACCATGGGCGTTGACACATCGAAATGGACGGCGACGGTGTACATGATTATTCTCGGCCTTGGCACCGGGCTTGTGATGCCGATTTTGACGCTTGCGTTGCAAGAAAGCTTTCCGAAATCGGAGCTTGGCGTCGTGACGTCATCGAGCCAATTTTTCCGCTCGATCGGCGGGACGTTCGGCATGACGGTGCTTGGCGCCATCATGAACCATCGTTCGAGCGCTTTGCTCGATGAGCGGCTCATGCCGAAGCTTGAAGCGCTCCCGGCGCAAGCGAAAGGGCTTGTTGACCGTTTTGCCGACATGATCCATACCGATCCGCAAGGGCTGTATTCGCTGTTGTTAAGCCCGGAGGCGATGGCGAAAATTCCGGCGCCGCTGCGGGAGATGTTCGTGCCGGTGTTGAAGCAGTCGCTTGTCGATTCGCTCCAAGCCGTCTTTTGGTTCGGGCTCGCCTTTATTGCGATCGGCTTGCTTTTCGTATTCGGCTTGAAGCGGATTGTCTTGTCCGATCGGGTTGAAGCGGTGAAGACGTTGAACCAGGCGGAACATGAATGA
- a CDS encoding DDE-type integrase/transposase/recombinase translates to MLPQLLAYLLEIIKTQYQIIVYLMGVIVGKSLNLDDLDEPVQKPYRKLQVDDLPIIDVPETLDYRKLLTDYEAQHGRPLRPVQRRTKAKHRVPDSLTCPRCQAPSSYLYANNGGNGQYQCKVCQCRFNHQNRFTKQAVFRCPHCKKTLEKIKERKEYNIYKCKNNDCPFYQANLRRMTNKERQRFKQDPQAFKVRYLFREFLFDFLPVAPSSPVKPKVDLSRLAASPHILGLVLTYHVNFGMSSRMTAAAMKDLHGVSISHQTVLNYANSVALLMKPFVDRFPYELSGSFCGDETYIRVKGRWHYLFFMFDAVKKIVLSYRVSPNRDTLSAIQACDDVLRKLPSIPDDLSFVVDGNPIYLLAQHFFAQHGILFDVRQVIGLTNEDPVSEEFRPLKQIIERFNRTFKGNYRPTHGFGAEEGSVSFVTLFVAYFNFLRPHSALEGRVPVVIPELADLPHMPARWTKLIAMAQAFLQQEAA, encoded by the coding sequence TTGTTACCTCAATTATTAGCCTATTTGCTCGAAATAATCAAGACCCAATATCAAATCATTGTGTATTTGATGGGTGTGATCGTGGGAAAATCCTTGAATCTTGATGACTTGGACGAACCCGTCCAAAAACCCTATCGGAAACTCCAGGTCGATGACCTTCCGATCATCGATGTACCGGAAACCCTTGACTACCGGAAGCTGTTGACGGACTACGAGGCGCAGCACGGCCGTCCTTTGCGGCCCGTTCAGCGCCGGACGAAGGCGAAACACCGTGTTCCGGATTCCTTGACCTGCCCTCGCTGCCAGGCGCCATCATCCTATCTGTACGCCAACAATGGCGGGAACGGGCAATACCAATGCAAAGTGTGCCAGTGCCGGTTCAACCACCAGAACCGGTTCACCAAGCAAGCGGTCTTTCGTTGCCCGCACTGCAAAAAGACGCTGGAGAAAATCAAGGAACGCAAAGAATACAACATCTACAAGTGCAAGAACAACGACTGCCCGTTTTACCAGGCCAACCTTCGCCGGATGACGAACAAGGAGCGCCAACGTTTCAAACAGGATCCACAGGCCTTCAAGGTGCGGTATTTGTTTCGAGAGTTCTTGTTTGACTTTCTCCCGGTGGCTCCATCATCGCCCGTCAAGCCGAAGGTCGATTTGTCCCGGCTGGCTGCGTCGCCGCACATTCTGGGGCTGGTGTTGACGTACCATGTCAACTTTGGCATGTCTTCCCGCATGACGGCAGCGGCCATGAAGGATCTTCACGGCGTGTCGATCTCTCATCAGACGGTGCTCAACTATGCCAACAGCGTCGCGCTCTTGATGAAGCCCTTTGTCGACCGGTTCCCGTATGAGCTGTCCGGCTCGTTCTGCGGGGACGAGACGTATATTCGGGTGAAAGGCCGTTGGCATTATCTGTTCTTCATGTTCGATGCGGTGAAAAAGATCGTGCTGTCGTATCGCGTCTCCCCCAACCGGGACACGCTCTCGGCCATCCAGGCCTGTGATGACGTCCTGCGAAAGCTGCCGTCCATCCCGGACGACTTGTCGTTTGTCGTCGACGGCAATCCCATTTACCTGCTGGCGCAGCACTTCTTTGCCCAGCACGGGATCCTGTTCGATGTCCGCCAGGTAATCGGGCTGACCAATGAGGATCCAGTGTCCGAGGAATTCCGTCCACTCAAACAAATCATCGAGCGATTCAACCGGACGTTTAAAGGCAACTACCGACCGACTCACGGGTTTGGTGCGGAAGAAGGCTCGGTGTCCTTTGTCACACTGTTTGTGGCGTATTTCAACTTCCTGCGCCCACACAGCGCGCTCGAAGGCCGGGTGCCGGTTGTCATCCCGGAACTGGCGGATCTTCCGCATATGCCGGCCCGGTGGACGAAGCTGATCGCCATGGCCCAAGCATTTCTCCAACAAGAGGCGGCCTGA
- a CDS encoding DUF1284 domain-containing protein: MKPLRLRGHHLLCVHGFRGMGYSPSFVEKMWEIVERIRDEKDDFPIEVVAALDEACFACPHHGETACEAGPNSDAHVRSLDGNVIRHLGLEAGKVYWKSELVRRTAENVKPDDLDHLCRHCSWLPYGVCKEGISNVRRGNVAQT, translated from the coding sequence ATGAAGCCGCTGCGTTTGCGCGGTCATCATTTGCTTTGTGTGCATGGGTTTCGCGGTATGGGTTACAGCCCGTCGTTTGTCGAAAAAATGTGGGAGATCGTCGAACGTATCCGTGATGAGAAGGACGATTTTCCGATTGAAGTCGTAGCGGCGCTGGATGAGGCGTGCTTCGCCTGTCCGCATCACGGAGAGACAGCGTGCGAGGCGGGACCGAATTCCGACGCGCATGTCCGCTCGCTCGATGGGAACGTCATTCGCCATTTAGGGCTTGAAGCGGGCAAGGTGTATTGGAAGTCGGAATTGGTCCGGCGGACGGCGGAAAACGTGAAACCGGATGATTTGGATCATCTTTGCCGCCATTGTTCATGGTTGCCGTATGGGGTTTGTAAGGAAGGAATTT